The DNA region ACAACGCCTCCTTCAGCGTCTCGACATGGCGGCTGAGCGGCGCGGGAATCGCAGGCTTGCGCCCCCTGCGGATCGCCTCCACCAGCTTGTGCCGCTCCCACAGCGCCCGGAATCCGGCTTCATCACTTGCCACCACATTCATCTGGTCCATCTGACAGGTGCCTCCTGTGCCCCGTGCACCCTGCTTCACGGTGGCCGACCCGACGATGCCATCGAACAGACCAAAGATCAAACTTTTGCCGTCCTGGACAACATTCATACCGTTTGTGGTGATGCCCGTACAGGAAGGCCGCCAACAGGCTAAGGAAGCTGTTAGCGGGACAGGACGCTGGAAAGGGGTTAGGGCTGGGCTTGGGTCAACTTGTAAGCTGCCTGACTTGCTCTGCTCCGGGAGCCATTCCAGGTCGCCCAAACCGCAGCCGGTTGAGCAGCAGGGCATTGACCGTCACGATGACGGTGCTGGCACTCATCAGCAGGGCGGCCCACTCCGGGCGCAGCAGGACGCCGTAGGCGGGATACAGGACGCCCGCCGCGAAGGGGATGGCGAGGACGTTGTAGATCGCCGCCCAGAAAAGGTTCTGCTTGATCTTGCCCTGCACCTGCCGCGCCAGAGCAATGCTGACAGGCACCGCCGCCGGGTCGCTTCTCACCAGCACCACGTCCGCCGTCTCCACCGCCACATCGGTCCCCGCCCCGATGGCGACCCCGACCTCCGCCTGTGCCAGGGCGGGCGCGTCGTTCACACCGTCCCCCACCATCGCCACCCGGCGGCCCTGGTGCTGCAACTCCTGCACCTGGGCAGCCTTCTGCTCGGGCAGCACATCTGCGATCACCGTATCCAGGCCCAGTTGCCGTGCCACCGCTTCCGCCGTGCGGCGGTTGTCCCCGGTCAGCATCACCGTCCGCACGCCCAGACCGTGAAGCGCCCGCACGGCCTCCCCGGCGGACACCCGCACCCGGTCAGCCACGGCGACGATCCCCGCAAGCTGTCCTTCCACCGCGACAAACATGGCCGTCTTGCCGTCCCCCGCCAAGCGCTCGACCTGTGCCTCAGATTCCCCCAACGCTATGCCCTCCTGCTCCATCAGCCTGCGGTTGCCGATCAGGACCCGGCGCCCCTCCACCCGGGCCTGCACTCCTTGACCGGGGATAGAGTCGAAACCCTCCACGCGGCTCAGAGCCACGCCCTGCTCCCGCGCGCCGCGCACGATGGCCTCTGCCAGGGGATGCTGTGAGGGCTGATCGGCGGAGGCGGCCAGGTGAAGCAGCTCGGTTTCACTCACACCCGGCGCGGGCACGAGGTCAGTCAGGGCGGGCTGGCCTTCGGTCAGCGTGCCCGTCTTATCAAAGATCACGGTGTCCACCCCGGCGGTCGCCTCCAGCGCGGTGGCGTTCTTGAACAGCACCCCCTCCCGCGCCCCCTTGCCCACACCCACGGTGATGGCGGTGGGTGTGGCGAGGGCCAGGGCGTCCGGGCAGGCGATCACGATGGCGGAGACCGCCGCCGTGAGGGCAAACACGACTCCCGCCCCCAGGAAGGACCAAACCAGGAAGGCGATCAGCCCGCTGCCCAGGGCAACGAAGACCAGGTACTTCCCCGCTCGGTCAGCGAGGCGCTGGGCCGGGGCCTTGCTCGCCTGCGCGTTCTGCACCATCTGCACGATGCGGCTCAGGGCGGTGTCTGCACCCACGGCGGTCGCCCGGAAGTGGAAGGCCCCGTTCTGGTTGACGGTGCCGCCCGTCACCCGGTCCCCCGCGCGCTTGCCCACCGGCACCGGCTCTCCAGTAATCATGCTCTCGTCCACGTAGGAGGTGCCGGACAGCACTTCCCCGTCCACCGGCACGCGGTCCCCCGGGCGCACCACGATCTCGTCCCCGACGACCACCTGCTCCAGCGGCAGCTCAACCTCCTGATCGCCCCGCATGATCCAGGCTGTGGAGGGGGCCAACCGCAGCAGAGCCTCGACCGCTCGTCCGGTGGCGAAGCGTGAGCGCATCTCCAGCCAGTGTCCGGCGAGGGAAAAGGTCGTGAGCATGGCGGCGGCCTCGAAGAACACCTCGTCCGTCCGCAGGAAGAGGGTGGCCCACAGCGAGTACAGGTACGAGACCAGGATGCCGGTGGCGATCAAGGTCATCATGTTGGCTTCGCCCCGTCTCAACGCCCGCCAGGCGGCACTAATGAACGGCCAACCGCCCCACCACACCACGGGCGTGGACAGGATCAGGCCAAACCACCCCATGCTCAGGCCAAAGGGCGGGGCGAGACGGAAGCCCAAGCTCTCCCCGATGGGGGAGAACAGCACGATGGGGAGGGTGAGCAACAGCGACACCACGAAGCGCCGCAGCATGTCGTTCACCATCTCCGCACCGTGACCCGCGTGCTCGTCGTGGCCCATCCCGGGCTGAACCTCATGCCCGGTGTGGCCGCCCGTCACAGAAACACCGCCATGAGCAGCGTGCTCACCGGCTGCCATCCCGATGTGCGGCGCGTGCCCTGTCTGTCCCGGTGCTGCCGTGGGCAGGACGTGGTGTTCATGGCCAACCTGGGGATGACCCGGCTGGACGGCGGACGGAGAGCTGTCCTCGCAGTCACAGGCGTACCCGGCGGCATGAAGGTGGTGCTTCAGGCTCTCCGCCATCACTGTCCCCGGGTCGTAAGTCAGATGCGCGACCCCGCGCGTGCGGTCCAGGTGAACGCCCGTCACACCCGGAACGCGGGCCAAGTTCTCCTCCAGGTCGGCAAATTCGCTGGCATCGAAGCAGTTCTTGAACGACACCTCCAGGACCCCCTGGCCTGCGCCGTGTGGGTGGTGCCCCTCGTGTCCGTGGTGCGTCATCGTTTCCCCCTCTCACCTCCGTGAGGCTGTGGGGTCAACGTAGAGCGGGTGTGTTCAGCTCTTGTAAAAGCGTCCGGCGGGCTTGGGCCTCGTCCTTGAGCCCGCCTTGAGGGTCGCCTGGGCTTTACACAAGCTGAACACAGCGCTGCCTACGCTGACCGGGCACGGGTGTTCACCCACCGCTGCATCTGGAAACTCGCCGCTTTTGCCGCCCGCCCACGCCCCAGGGAGACCTTGCCATGCCACAAAACACCCAGCGGATGCTCCAGACCCACCCCAACCCTGCCAGCGTCTTCGATCAAGCCGCCCTGGCCGCCTGCATCGACGCCTGCTTCGAGTGCGCCAACGTCTGCACCTCCTGTGCAGATGCCTGCTTGGGTGAGCGCGAGCACCTGATGCACCTCGTCCACTGCATCCGCCTCAACCTCGACTGCGCCGACGTGTGCGGCACCACCGGGCGGGTCCTCTCGCGGCTCACCCAACCGGACCAGAACGTCCTGCGCGCCCAGCTTCAGGCGTGCCTCGCCGCCTGCAAGGCTTGCGGGGACGAGTGCGAGATGCACGCCCGCGATATGAACATGGCCCACTGCGGCGTGTGCGCGGAGAGCTGCCGCCGTTGTGAACAAGCCTGCCAGCAGCTCTTGGGGAGCATGACCGCATGAACAAGGTGATCCTGACCCTGACCCTCATGGTCCTGCCCGTGAGTGCCGCCCAGGCGGGTGGCAGCGCGGGGGGCAGCATGTCCGGCATGTCCATGACCATGCAGATGAACATGGACATGCACGCCCGGATGCAGCCGCTCCTGAACGACCTGCGGGACCTCTCCGGCACGGCCTTTGACCGGGCGTTCTTCTCCATGATGATCCCCCATCACCAGAGCGCCATCGACATGAGCCGGGCCGCCCTGCCCCGGCTGCGTGATCCCCTGATCCGGGCCTGGGCGCAGGGCATTATCGACGACCAGCAGAGGGAGATCGCGGAGATGCAGGCCGAGTTGCGCCGCCTGGGTGGGGTGGACACGGCGCGGCAGAACCGGATGCGCCAGGCCATGTCGGGCATGAGCGGGATGATGGCGCAGGCACAGAACCCCGACCGAATGTTCCTGGAGATGATGCTGCCCCACCACGGCGGCGCCAATGACATGGCGAACATCGCCCTGCAAAACGGGCAGAGCGAGCAGGTGCTGGGCTTGGCGCAGCGCATCATCATGGCTCAGGCCGACGAGATGCATGACTTCAGGGACTGGCTGCGGACGCACCCGTAGGAGGGCGCCGCGCGGGGCACCTGTCAAAGCTGGGCCGATGCCTCTCTTCTGGGCATGGAAGGTGGGGGGACCGAGGCCAACGGCAGCGTGAACGTGAAGGTGCTGCCCTCCCCGGGCCGGGAGGCGACCTCCAGCCGCCCACCCATGCCCTCGGTAAGCCCCCGGGCGATGGTCAACCCCACACCGCTCCCACCGTCCAGGCGGCTCCGCGCGGGGTCCCCCCGGTAGAAGCGTTCAAAGATGCGCCCCAGGTGCTCGGGGGCGATCCCCGTTCCGGTGTCGGTGACGCGGAAGCGCACGCAGACGCTCGCCCGTTCGGCCTCCACCTCCACCCGTCCCCCCTCCGGCGTGTGACGCAGGGCGTTGGACAGCAGGTTGGTAAGCACCTGTGAGGCCCGCTCCAGGTCCGCGCGCACTTCGGGAAGGTTGGAAGCGTGCCTAACCTCCAGGGTCACGCCTTTGGCGGCAAACGCGTCCTCAAATCGCTCCTGAGTGGCGAGCAGAAGTGCACTAGGGGCAAAGACGCTCGGGTGCAGCTCCACCGCCCCGGCCTCCACCCGAGAGACCAGGCTGAGGTCGCGCACCAGACGCTCCATCGCCCCCACCTCACGCACGAGGGAACGGGCGGCGTGTTCCGGCGACATGACCCCATCCGTCATCGCGTCCGCGTACCCCCGCAGGGCGGCCAGGGGTGCCCTCAGCTCATGGGCGACGTTGCCGATCAGCTCGACGCGTCCCTGCTCCACCCGTTCCAGGGCGGCGGCCATACGGTTGAAGTTGCGCGCCAAGTCGGCCAGCTCGTCGCGGCCTTCCTCCGGCAGACGCCGGGCGTACTCCCCGCTCGCCAGGTCGCGGCTCCCCTCCCGGAGGAGCTGCACGCCCCGGACCACCCGCCGGGAGGACAGCAGGGCCGTGCCCGCCGCCACCAGGACGGCCAGCGGCAGGGAGGCCAGCAGGGCGCGGGTGAGGGTCATCCGCATGCCCATCTCCAGGTCGGGGCGCAGGCTGGCCCCCTCCGGGCCGAGGAGGCGCACCATCTGCTCAACGTGGCTGCGGTAGAAGGCGGGCGCGATCCACTCGGCGGACAGGAACAGGCCGCCCAGGGCCAGCCCGATCACCAGCAGGTGGGAGAGCAGCAGGCGCGGGAAGAAGCGCATGGCCTAATCCTGCGCTTCCCGGAAGCGGTAGCCGACCCCGCGCACGGTCTCAATGAAGCGGGGGTGGTCAGCGTCATCCCCGAGCTTTCGGCGCAGACCTGTGACGTGGACATCGACCACCCGCTCCGTCCCGGGAAAGTCGCTGCCCCAGACCCGTTCCAGAAGGCGTTCGCGGGTCCAGGCCAGGCCGGGATGCTGCGCGAGGGCAGAGAGTAGGTCGTACTCCAGCTTGGAGAGGTCGAGGAGCTGCCCATCCAGACGGGCGATGCGGGCACGCAGGTCCAGTTGAAGCCCCCCGCCGGTCACGGTATCCCGGACGCCCACCCGGCGCAGCAGCGCCCGCACCCGCGCCACGACCTCCCGGGGGCTGAAGGGTTTGACCACGTAATCGTCCAGGCCGATGTTCAGGCCGCGCAGCTTGTCCTCTTCCTCGCCGCGCGCCGTCAGCATCAGGATGGGCAGGTCTAGCCCGGCGGCGCGGGCCTCATGAGCCAGATCGAGGCCGGACACACTAGGCAGCATCCAGTCCAGGATGGCGAGGTCCGCCCGGGGTAGCAGGACACGCGCCCGTGCCCCATCGGTGGCCTCCAGGACCGTGTGCCCTTCTGCAGTGAGGTAGGCACGCAGGATTTCAAGGATGGCGGGGTCATCGTCCACGATCAGGACATTGGGCATGCGACCTCCAGTGTGCCGGGAAACGGGAAACACAAGGCCCTGCCTCCTGGGTGAGGCAGGGTCAGGTCTGCGGGTCAGCGCAGCGGGTAGGTCTGGAACTCGTACATCTCCTGAGCCTGAGCACGGACGATATCCCGGGCGAGCTTCAGGACGCCTTGGTTCTGGGACTTCTGCAAGGCGAGGGTCGCCATGTCGATGGCGGAGGCGTGATGGGGCAGCATGCCCTTCACAAAGGCCCGTTCCTTGTTCCCCGCCTGCTTCACCTCAGCGGCCATGCTGCTCATCGTGGTCTTCATCATCCCGGCCATCTGAGGGTCCACACCGCCGTACCCCCTCAGCAGCGTGTTCATCTGGCTGATCTCGCGGTTCTGGTCCCGGATGATGGCCGTGGCCCAGCCCCTGACCCGGGCATCCTTGGAGCCCAGCACCACCTGGCTCATGGCGACGGCGGCCTGGTGGTGGGGGACCATCATGGAGAGGAAGGCGCGGTCGAATGCCTTGCCGGTGAGCTTGTCCAGGGCGCTCATGTCCGTAGTTGCGGCGGTCTGGGTTCCAGCACTGGGCAGCGTGTGGTTCATCCCGCTGTGGTTCATCTGGGCCAGGGCAGGGGGGAGCATGACGCTGAGTGCCAGAGCGGTCAGGAGAGTTGTTCGCACGTCGTTCACCTCAGCGTTGAGGGTAGGAGCGTGCTGTTAAGCTCGCGTAAAGCGGCGTTCCGGTACGCGTCCGATACGACTACCAGCCCGCCAGATCGTCCTTAAGGTCGTCCACAGCCAGGGCGGCATACCCCTTCCGTGTGGTGTCCACGCTCTCATGCCCCAGGTGAGCGGCCACCCGCCCGAAGTCCTTCACTTGCTTGAGGAGCCGCGTGCCCGCATACTTGCGCCCCGGGTGGAAGCCCCGGAACTTTACTCCCGCTGCCTTGAACGCCTTCTTGAGGTGGTAGCGGGCCGTCTCCGTGTCCGAGAAGCGGAACACCCGGTCGGTGCCCGTGGTGCGGTTGCCGTCCGCATGCCCTGTGCCCTCCGGGCCGTACTCCGCCCGGTAGTCCCGCACCGCCCGTGCCAGGGACGTGCTCATGGCCACGACGCGGCTCTTGCGCCCCTTGCCGGAGGTGACGTGAATGCGCCGGGCGCCCTCGTCCAGCTCCTCCCATCTCAGGGCCAGCGCCTCGCTGATCCGCAAGCCGCCGTGGGCCGTCAGGAGCAGGAGGAAGCGGGCCTGGGTATCCGCCACCCGGAGCACGTCGTGAAGCTCGTCCTCGGTGTACGGGGGGCGCTTCACGATGCCAGGCGTCTTGTCCTTGGGCACCTTCACGTCCTGGAAGGGGGTAGCTTCACACGCCCCCGCCCAGCGCAGCGCCCGGTAGAGGGCAGCGGCGGCGGCCACCCGCTGTGACACCCCGGACGGAGCGCGCCCGGCAGCCAGCAGGGTGTTCACGTAGCCCTGCCCGTCGTGTCGACCGGGTCGCAGGAGGTTCACGGCCTGCCCCGTGGCCCACTCCAGGAACTGCCGGACACCCCGCTGGTAGGCAGCGACCGTATGCGGGCTGGTGAGGACGCCGGAGCCCCCCGCGTGGCTGAGATAGGCGGTGGTGAGGCTGACCAGGGCAGCCACGTCCTTTTCTCCCGCCGCCTTGACAGCCCGGCGCCTCAGCTCGTCATCATGGAGGGCAGTCCACTCCCGGGTGAGGGCAAGGAGATCACCCCGGTAGAGGGCGAGGTCGGACCCTTTGACGGCTGGTGGAACATCAGGCATAAAACGCATTATGCCTGAGGAAGTAGGAGTGAGCCCCCGGCCCGAGAACATAAATCACCGAAATGGACCGCCTGCATAATGTGTTGCCTTAGTTACGTTTTCTGCGTATCATCGGGTATGATCAACCCTTTTGCGGAATTTGAACGTGAATCCCTGAAGCTGCTCAAGCAGGACGGAACGGTGGTAGAGGGCCTTCGGACTACGGGTATCAGTAAGGGGAAAGTAATATTTTTCCGTGAGGACGTCGACTTCCAGGAGGGCGACATGCTGGAGCGACGTCTGCCGTCTGGACGTGTAGAAACATTCCAAATCGATGACGTGGAATACGTTGCAGCGTTGGACGTTGTACCGGGACATTACACCTTGAGAATTACTAACGTTGCCAAGCCTAAATCCACTCCAATGCCATACAGCGTGACCTACAATCTTCATGGTTCCAACACTCGGGTCAACATCCACTCCACCGATTACTCTCACAATGTGGTTGGTATAGACCCGGCAGACCTCTTTAAAAAAGTTGAGGAAGCGCTGGTTGGAGTGGTATCTGATGCGGCTGAACTTGGGGAACTTAAGCAGCAGTTGGCTGATATGCGCGCCGCACAGGGACAGCCTACCTTCACCACGACTTATGTCAAATTTATGGAGATTGCCGCCGACCACATGACTGTGTTGGCGCCCTTTCTTCCAGCCCTTGCCCAACTGCTCGTGTTATCCAGCGGCGTTACAGGCTGAGGTTTGCTCAAGCCCTAACTTGCGACGCTAAGGGAGCGCCTAAACGCCGCTCTCCATCCCAAACATCTCTGGGAGCGGCAAGTCTGCCTCAACCCCGCGTCTTCACGGTGGTCGCCTGTGGGCGGGCGCTGCCGCGTGCCGCTCCCAGCAGCGTCAGGGCCGCCCCACCGCCCAGCCCGGTCATCAGGAGCAGCGAGCCGCCATACCCCCCCGTCCAGGTGAACAGCAGGCCGACCCCCAGCGGCGTGAGGGCCTGCGCTAGGTTCACCAGCCGCGCCATCCAGCCGTTAGCCGCACCGAAGTCCTGGGGGGTGTGGTGCTGAGCCAGCAGCTCCGCGCGGGCCAGGGTCAGCGCGCCGCTGGCCAGCCCAAACGCGATGATGCCCGTCACCACCATGGTGCGTGCGCCCGTGCAGCGCAGGAGCAGGGCGGAGAGGGCGAGCTGCGCCAACAGGAACACGGTCAGCGGCAGCGGCCCCAGCCGCGCGAGCAGCGGCACAACCAGGGCGCGCCCCGGCAGCGCGGCCAGGCCCGCCAGTCCCGTGAGGCTGGCAGCCAGGGCCGGGGCGTAGCCTGCGGCCAGCAGAAGCGGCGCGAGCTGCAAGCCTACCCCCACCGTCACCACCCGCGCGAGGGTGAAGGCCACCGTGAGCCGGACCAGGCGGGCGTCCGGTCTGAAGGGCGGGCGTTCTCCTCGGGGTGTCCCTGCCCCTCCGTCCGGCAGCACCCGCCAGGTCAGCGCCCCGACGCCCAACAGCAGAGCGGCCAGGCTCACGAGCGCCACGCGCGGGCCGCCCCCCTCCAGCAGGGCGGTCGTCAGGGGCACAAAGATGGTGCTGGCCAGCCCGGCGATCAGCGTGATGGTGAGGGTCGCCCGCGTGCGGGCCGCCCCCTGCACCTGCTGCCCCAGCACGGTGAACACCGCCTCGTAGAAGGTCAGGCTCATGGCGACCCCGCCCAGCAGCCACCCGGTGATGAACAGCGGGTAGCTGGAGGTCAGGGCCAGCGTGAGCAGCGCCAGGGCACCCAGGAAGGCCCCCCCGCTGAGCAGCGTCCGCCCTCCCCGCGCGTCCAGAGCGCGCCCCACCACTGGGGCGATGAAGGCCGTCACCAGCAGGGCCAGCGTGAAGGCCAGGCCCGTCTGCACCCGGCTCCACCCCAGGGCGTGCTCGGCGGCCACCGCGAGGAGGGGCTGGGCGTAGTACAAGGCCCCGTAGCTGACGGTGCTCAGCAAGGCCAACGTCCACACGAGGGGACGTGTGGACGCGGACAGGGCGGGCATCAGCCGAGGGTGATGAGATCCGGGGCGGCGGGCGTGCAGCAGCCGCTCTCCGGGGCGCAGGAGGCGCTGGCGTCCGTGGCGGGGGTGCCGCAGGCGTCCGAAGCCTTGCACTGCACGCCGGGCGTCCGCAGGTGGACCTGAAGGCGATCCGGGAGGACTTCCAGCCCGGCAACGTGGTACTGCATGGCAGGCAGGGCGCTGTTCCCGTACTCAAAGCGCACCTCGGCCTGGCTGGAGACGGGGACGCGCCCGGCCACGCGGTCGTAGATGGCCAGGAACTTGCGGTTGGTCATGAACCCGGCTTCCGCCTCCTGTGCGGAACCGTCCATGAGCTGAATGATCGTCTCCCGCCAGGCGTTCGCCTTGCCGCCGCAGTCCATCGACTCGATGCTGACGGCCTTGACCTCCGTGACGTGGTAGCCAGCAGGCACGAGCAACTCCCCGTTCAGGTGGAACTCCAGCGGGCGCTGCGGCTCCGCGCGCAGCATCTTCAGCAGGTCGAAGGTGGTCGTGTGGTCTGGCAGGCCGGGGATCGTCTGGGTCATGGCAGGCTCCTTCAGGGGCAGGTGCATCAGGGTGGCGGTCTGGGGGCAGGCGTCCTGGAACTCGCGGGAGGCCAGCAGGGCGGCGGGGGCGCTGGCGCGGGGCACTTCCGTGAAGCCCAGGCGCGGGAAGTAGGTCGCGGCAGTGGTGGTGAGCAGGTAGACCTCCCCCAGGCACATGGCACGGGCCTGGTCGAGCACCTCGCGGACCAGCCCGGCGGCCACCCCCTGCCCCTGGGCGGCGGGTATGACGGCTACAGAACGCAGGAGGCCGACCTGCCCGTACCGTTCCAGACCCGCCAGGCCGAGGAGGGAGGAACCGTCCTCCGCCAGCCGCAGGTCTTCCAGGTGGTCGGCCACTCCCGCCACGGGTAGGCTCAGGGTGTTCAGCAGCTCCTCAATGCGGGGCAGGTCGGTGGGGGTCGCCGGACGCGTCAGCATCCGCATCCCGCCTCCCCGTCCAGCTCCGCCTGGAGCGCGGCACCCAGGCTGGTGAGGAGCCGGAGTGTGGCGGCCCGGTCCTCCTCCGGCAGGCGGGCCAGCACGCGGGCGGACTGGGCGTTGAGCTGCGCGTCGAGGTCACGGGCGGCGGTCTGCCCGGCGTCGGTTAACCGCAGCAGCAGGGCGCGGCGGTCGCCGGGGTGGGGCGTCTTGACGAGGAGGCCCTGTTCCACGAGGTCATCCGTGCTGCGGCTCAGCCACGCCTTGTCCAGGTTGAGGGCGCGGGTCAGGGCGGAGAGGGTCTGGTCGCCCTCCCGCCCCAGGGTGGTGAGAATGACGCACTGGGTGGCGGACTGCACGTCGCAGCAGGCGAAGTTGCGCTGTTGCAGCTCGCCGAACAGCCGTGTCACCGTGCGGAGAAGGGCTCCCGCCTGGGTAGCCTCCTCCGGTTTGTTGTCATACACAACGGTCATGGCCTGACTGTACGCGCGGGTTAACTCGTTGTCAACAGCAACGTTTGAGAGGGGGTCGGAGGCGGTTGCCGGGCCTGCCCTTCACGCCTGCTGGCGGAGCCAGTCCTGAATCCTGTCCTCGATCTCGCCCCGCACCTGGCGGAAGACGGCCAGGCGCTCCTCCTCGTCGCCCTGGGCAGCGGCGGGGTCATCGAAGGCCCAGGACAGGCGGTAGGACGTGTGGGGGAAGATGGGGCAGTTGGCCTCCGCCCGGTCACACACCGTCACCACGTAGGTGAAGTGCTCCCCGAGGAGGGGCCGGACCCCCTTGGCCAGGAGATGCCCGGTGGGCAGACCCCGCTCCTTCAGCACCTTCAGGGTGAGCGGGTTGATCTCGCCCGGTTCCAGACCAGCGGACTGCACCCGGAACCGTTCACCCGCGTGGTGTTCTAGGAGTACCTGCGCCATCTGCGAGCGGGCGGTGTTGCCCGTGCAGATAAACAGGACGCTGGGGGGACGGGAGGCAGGGTTGGGGGTCTGAGGGTCCGTCATATTGGCTCTCCTTCCGGCCTGAACTCCTGCGCGCGACCGGGCTGGGCCTCCAGGGGCTGCGCCGGGCTTAGGACGTGGTTGGTGGCGACAGCCAGGGCCGCGCCCAGCAGCGGGGCTACCCAGTACACCCAGTGCGCCGTCCAAATCCCGCTGGCCAGGGCCGGGCCAAAGGAGCGGGCCGGGTTCATGCTCGCCCCGGTGATGGGGCCGCCCATCACTGCCTCCAGGGCCACCACACCGCCGACCGCCCACGGTAGGCCGGAGCGCAGGGCCACCAGGAGGAGGAAGAAGGTCAGCAGGGTTTCCAGCGCCAGGGCCCGCGCCCAGGACCCGGCGGGCACCGTCACGCCCAGGTGGCCCTCCCGTCCAAACAACGCGAGGAGGGTGAACGCGGCCAGGGTGGCTCCCAGGAGCTGCGCGCCCAGGTAGGGCAGCACCCGCCGCCGGGGGAAGCGCCCGGCGAGGGCCAGGGCAAAGGTGGCCGCCGGGTTGATATGCGCGCCGCTGATGGGGGCCAGCGCGGCGATGACGGCGGTGACCGTCAGGCCGAACACGGCGGCCACCCCCAGGTGTCCCAGCGCGCCCGTCTGCGCCTGCACGACCGCCGCTCCGGGGCCGAAGAACACCAGGGCAAAGGTGCCCAGACCCTCCGCGAGCAGCGCCCGCGATAGCAGAGGCGTCATTTCAGGCCACGCGGACGGCAGGGCTGTCCTCATAGGAGGGCGGCACGGGCTGCCCCATCTCAAGGGCCTGCACGAGGGCGGTGAACTGCTCCGCGAGCTGGTCCCGCACGGCCCGCCAGCGGTCCAGGCTGCCCCCACTGGGGTCCACGAAGGGGTAGTGGAGGCGGGTGGTCCTGCCGGGGTAGACCGGGCAGGCTTCCGCCGCGCTGTCACACACCGTCACCACGTA from Deinococcus aetherius includes:
- a CDS encoding MIP/aquaporin family protein, producing the protein MTPLLSRALLAEGLGTFALVFFGPGAAVVQAQTGALGHLGVAAVFGLTVTAVIAALAPISGAHINPAATFALALAGRFPRRRVLPYLGAQLLGATLAAFTLLALFGREGHLGVTVPAGSWARALALETLLTFFLLLVALRSGLPWAVGGVVALEAVMGGPITGASMNPARSFGPALASGIWTAHWVYWVAPLLGAALAVATNHVLSPAQPLEAQPGRAQEFRPEGEPI
- a CDS encoding MarR family winged helix-turn-helix transcriptional regulator — encoded protein: MTVVYDNKPEEATQAGALLRTVTRLFGELQQRNFACCDVQSATQCVILTTLGREGDQTLSALTRALNLDKAWLSRSTDDLVEQGLLVKTPHPGDRRALLLRLTDAGQTAARDLDAQLNAQSARVLARLPEEDRAATLRLLTSLGAALQAELDGEAGCGC
- a CDS encoding arsenate reductase ArsC; its protein translation is MTDPQTPNPASRPPSVLFICTGNTARSQMAQVLLEHHAGERFRVQSAGLEPGEINPLTLKVLKERGLPTGHLLAKGVRPLLGEHFTYVVTVCDRAEANCPIFPHTSYRLSWAFDDPAAAQGDEEERLAVFRQVRGEIEDRIQDWLRQQA
- the arsN2 gene encoding arsenic resistance N-acetyltransferase ArsN2 encodes the protein MRMLTRPATPTDLPRIEELLNTLSLPVAGVADHLEDLRLAEDGSSLLGLAGLERYGQVGLLRSVAVIPAAQGQGVAAGLVREVLDQARAMCLGEVYLLTTTAATYFPRLGFTEVPRASAPAALLASREFQDACPQTATLMHLPLKEPAMTQTIPGLPDHTTTFDLLKMLRAEPQRPLEFHLNGELLVPAGYHVTEVKAVSIESMDCGGKANAWRETIIQLMDGSAQEAEAGFMTNRKFLAIYDRVAGRVPVSSQAEVRFEYGNSALPAMQYHVAGLEVLPDRLQVHLRTPGVQCKASDACGTPATDASASCAPESGCCTPAAPDLITLG